From one Leishmania infantum JPCM5 genome chromosome 29 genomic stretch:
- a CDS encoding C-8 sterol isomerase-like protein codes for MASFKCTSLLLISVVAVVIAFFAYVDQPSHWVYDPVRLQQIAQQSIATAHAANGGKATAKQVTDETIRLILENYPKTTRYTGHWLWNNAGGAMGSMTVLHCSFSEYLIIFGSSVGTEGHTGRYFWADDFFNILVGEQWAALPGVEEKEVYRPGDQHILPRGSAKQYRMPEECWALEYARGNIVSMLFFGFADMFSSTLDVVTIYQTVMESAGNMIRNTLMGKI; via the coding sequence ATGGCGTCGTTCAAGTGCACCAGCCTTCTCTTGATCAGCGTCGTGGCGGTCGTCATAGCCTTTTTTGCGTACGTGGATCAACCATCGCATTGGGTGTACGACCCCGTGCGCCTGCAACAGATTGCGCAGCAGAGCATTGCCACCGCCCATGCGGCAAACGGGGGCAAGGCGACGGCAAAGCAGGTAACAGACGAGACCATTCGTCTGATCCTGGAGAACTACCCGAAAACGACGCGATACACGGGCCACTGGCTCTGGAACAACGCAGGCGGGGCTATGGGGTCCATGACGGTGCTGCACTGCTCCTTCTCAGAGTACCTGATTATCTTTGGCTCCTCTGTCGGCACGGAGGGGCACACGGGTCGCTACTTCTGGGCTGACGACTTCTTCAACATCCTCGTTGGCGAGCAgtgggcagcgctgcccggggtggaagagaaagaggttTACCGCCCAGGAGATCAGCACATCTTGCCACGCGGCTCAGCGAAGCAGTATCGCATGCCCGAAGAGTGCTGGGCTCTCGAGTACGCCCGCGGTAACATCGTATCGATGCTTTTCTTCGGCTTCGCTGACATGTTCAGCTCCACGCTGGATGTGGTGACCATCTACCAGACGGTGATGGAAAGCGCCGGCAACATGATTAGGAATACCTTGATGGGCAAAATCTGA